A part of Paenibacillus sp. 481 genomic DNA contains:
- a CDS encoding M24 family metallopeptidase, with protein sequence MLHDSNHLANRASNHSNPSSHAHADILHQGQEHQENRECQERQDRQDRIGRLQTLLRTKGLDGFLLTHNVDLYYLTGSMQTGYAFIPCEGEPIFFVKRSITRAQQEAVIRVEPLGSFRQFADTLAYHYPDMQQREQCAQPEHLDQPCQSEESSQPEQPVIASEYDVLPVQQWERLRKVLPHVRWTDGSTLLRELRMVKSPSEIERIRTAAAAAKLAVEEAVRHIRVGMTELAFIAHIEHTLRLQGHIGMMRMRGYNQEIITGMVAAGAAAAEPTYFDGPAGGRGLTPASPQGASCHTIAANEPILVDIGCCIDGYVIDQTRTLVIGQLDEDLQRAYDVASSILRATEAALKPGTSCESLYEHALNMAAEAGLSAHFMGYGADQVKFLGHGIGMEIDEWPVLARGFTQTLQPGMVIAVEPKFTFPGRGVVGIEDTYVITDDGCEKLTMAPDGLYTITSVTDEHD encoded by the coding sequence ATGCTTCATGATTCCAATCATCTCGCTAATCGCGCATCCAATCATTCCAACCCTTCTTCTCACGCGCATGCCGATATCCTGCACCAAGGCCAAGAACACCAAGAGAACCGAGAATGCCAAGAGCGCCAAGATCGACAAGATCGAATAGGGCGTTTACAAACACTGTTACGCACGAAAGGCTTGGACGGTTTTTTATTGACTCACAATGTAGATTTATACTATTTGACCGGTTCCATGCAGACAGGCTATGCCTTTATACCTTGTGAGGGGGAACCGATATTCTTCGTCAAACGTAGCATCACGCGTGCCCAGCAAGAGGCAGTTATACGTGTAGAGCCACTAGGCTCGTTTCGTCAATTTGCGGACACATTAGCCTATCATTATCCCGATATGCAGCAGCGTGAACAGTGTGCACAACCCGAGCATCTCGACCAGCCCTGCCAATCTGAAGAATCTAGCCAGCCCGAGCAACCTGTAATCGCATCCGAGTACGATGTACTCCCCGTTCAGCAATGGGAACGTTTAAGGAAAGTGCTGCCTCATGTCAGATGGACAGACGGCTCCACACTGCTGCGCGAGCTGCGTATGGTCAAATCTCCTTCGGAAATAGAACGTATCCGTACTGCCGCAGCTGCCGCTAAGCTTGCTGTTGAAGAAGCGGTGCGCCATATTCGAGTGGGTATGACCGAGTTAGCGTTCATAGCGCATATCGAGCATACGTTACGATTGCAAGGCCATATTGGCATGATGAGAATGCGCGGATACAATCAAGAAATTATAACGGGGATGGTAGCTGCCGGAGCTGCGGCGGCAGAACCGACTTATTTCGACGGCCCAGCAGGTGGCCGTGGATTGACGCCTGCGAGTCCACAAGGCGCAAGCTGCCATACGATTGCGGCGAACGAGCCCATTTTGGTCGATATTGGCTGCTGCATCGACGGGTATGTCATTGACCAGACGCGCACGCTCGTTATCGGTCAATTAGATGAAGACTTGCAACGGGCCTATGACGTTGCCTCGTCGATTCTTCGTGCAACAGAAGCAGCTTTAAAGCCGGGGACAAGCTGCGAATCCCTTTACGAGCACGCATTGAACATGGCTGCTGAAGCGGGACTGTCTGCTCATTTTATGGGCTATGGCGCAGACCAAGTGAAGTTTCTTGGCCACGGAATCGGGATGGAAATCGATGAGTGGCCTGTACTGGCGCGTGGATTTACACAAACGTTACAGCCAGGCATGGTAATCGCTGTAGAGCCAAAGTTCACGTTTCCAGGTCGCGGCGTGGTCGGAATTGAGGACACGTATGTCATTACAGACGACGGCTGCGAGAAACTGACAATGGCTCCCGATGGACTGTACACGATCACGAGTGTTACAGATGAGCACGATTAG
- a CDS encoding MBL fold metallo-hydrolase encodes MFHISSFALGPFETNAYVLKNEETNEAIVIDPGVGPDQLLKALKGVKVQAILLTHAHFDHIGGLEQVRKAHGCPVYIHKNEQEWLTNAELNGSARWPSMTAAISAQPAEHLLTHGQTLELIGHTFQVLHTPGHSPGSVSFVHGSHLFAGDVLFHRSVGRTDLEGGDHDQLIRSIKNKLFPLGDEVTVYPGHGPKTTIGYEKTHNPFV; translated from the coding sequence ATGTTTCACATTTCAAGCTTTGCTCTAGGACCGTTTGAAACGAATGCATACGTATTGAAAAATGAGGAGACTAACGAAGCGATCGTTATTGATCCGGGCGTTGGTCCTGATCAGTTGCTAAAAGCGCTTAAAGGCGTTAAGGTACAGGCGATTTTGCTCACGCACGCTCATTTTGACCATATTGGCGGGTTAGAACAAGTACGAAAAGCCCATGGCTGCCCCGTCTATATTCACAAAAATGAACAAGAATGGCTGACAAACGCCGAGCTGAACGGCTCCGCGAGGTGGCCTAGTATGACAGCGGCTATTTCAGCGCAGCCAGCAGAGCATTTGCTCACACATGGCCAGACGTTGGAGCTGATTGGACACACGTTCCAAGTGCTGCATACACCGGGACATTCCCCTGGTAGTGTTAGCTTTGTACATGGCAGCCATTTGTTCGCGGGCGACGTACTGTTCCATAGGTCTGTTGGCCGTACTGATCTGGAAGGTGGGGATCATGATCAGTTGATCCGTTCCATCAAAAATAAGCTGTTCCCGCTAGGCGATGAAGTTACCGTCTACCCAGGTCACGGACCAAAGACTACGATCGGTTATGAGAAGACGCATAACCCATTTGTATAA
- a CDS encoding thioredoxin family protein: MSKNVADVLGKGLSPQSYIDTMEKNKDKFQAWSDQFAWTSDEEREFFESLQFRDDLRCLIIAAEWCGDCVRNVPVVLRALEATQIPTEILIMEQFTETLDNFLTLGGRSIPVVIFADTGGHVLAQWGPRPVDVQAHMVAFKQANPDREAADYQDNLKVVKQQMLVQYGEGTAYQARIVNELREVLSAL, encoded by the coding sequence ATGAGTAAAAATGTAGCAGACGTCTTGGGTAAAGGTCTTTCTCCGCAATCATATATCGACACCATGGAAAAAAATAAAGATAAATTTCAAGCGTGGTCCGATCAGTTTGCGTGGACGAGCGATGAGGAGCGCGAATTTTTTGAGTCGCTGCAATTCCGTGACGATTTGCGCTGCCTGATTATTGCGGCGGAGTGGTGCGGCGATTGCGTACGCAACGTTCCAGTCGTATTGCGCGCGCTCGAAGCGACACAAATCCCTACGGAAATACTTATCATGGAGCAGTTCACGGAGACGTTGGACAATTTCCTGACGTTAGGTGGACGTTCGATTCCGGTCGTTATTTTCGCAGATACAGGCGGACATGTACTTGCACAATGGGGACCTCGTCCGGTTGATGTACAAGCGCACATGGTTGCCTTCAAACAAGCAAATCCAGACCGCGAAGCAGCGGACTATCAAGATAATCTTAAAGTCGTGAAACAACAAATGCTGGTGCAATACGGTGAGGGCACTGCGTACCAAGCGCGTATCGTAAATGAATTGCGTGAAGTGTTGTCGGCTTTGTAA
- a CDS encoding DedA family protein, producing MEFIHRIVSTLFDWIQSLGEWGIMLGLMLEVIPSEIVLAYGGYLVSTGAVHVVAAICFGVIGGVLAQLFIYWLGRYGGRPFLEKYGKYIFIQKKHIDQSEKWFEKYGTGVIFTARFVPIVRHAISIPAGISRMPVWRFTLLTTLAVIPWTIFFVTLGYMLGDRWQQIDEAAAPYIKPFILIALSLLIVYVVIKYTILRHRKEHTI from the coding sequence ATGGAGTTCATACATCGCATCGTTAGCACGCTATTTGACTGGATTCAAAGTTTAGGCGAGTGGGGCATTATGCTTGGTTTAATGCTTGAAGTCATTCCGAGTGAAATCGTGTTGGCGTACGGGGGCTATCTCGTTTCAACAGGTGCCGTTCATGTTGTAGCAGCGATATGCTTTGGCGTTATTGGCGGCGTACTCGCGCAGCTGTTCATATATTGGCTTGGTCGCTACGGAGGTAGGCCTTTTTTGGAGAAGTACGGTAAATACATATTTATTCAAAAAAAGCATATCGATCAATCCGAGAAATGGTTTGAAAAATACGGGACAGGCGTCATTTTTACCGCACGCTTCGTTCCTATCGTTCGTCATGCCATTTCGATTCCGGCGGGCATCTCGCGGATGCCGGTATGGCGCTTTACATTGCTAACGACACTTGCTGTCATTCCGTGGACGATCTTTTTTGTGACGCTCGGTTACATGCTTGGTGACCGTTGGCAACAAATTGATGAGGCGGCTGCACCTTACATCAAACCGTTTATTCTGATTGCATTGTCCCTTCTTATCGTGTATGTTGTCATTAAATACACGATTTTGCGCCATAGGAAGGAGCATACAATATGA
- a CDS encoding cupredoxin domain-containing protein, which produces MSRFWVVSRKQWRLGTIVLVAIMVAAAFWRYESLQAEQRAAQAVPQTTRVIHMVTGEFKTKTDSGQELEVYRFDPGTVYANEGERVELRILGVNGHKHEFEIEGLNVRGTIEKNKETVVTFRAEEGIYRIICLNHADARHGGPMIGYIVID; this is translated from the coding sequence ATGTCTCGTTTTTGGGTCGTGAGTCGCAAACAATGGCGACTTGGAACGATTGTATTAGTTGCGATAATGGTGGCAGCTGCCTTTTGGCGGTATGAATCATTGCAGGCGGAGCAAAGGGCAGCACAAGCAGTACCACAGACGACTCGAGTTATCCATATGGTAACGGGCGAGTTTAAGACGAAGACGGATAGTGGACAGGAGTTGGAGGTGTACCGATTTGATCCTGGAACTGTGTACGCGAATGAAGGAGAACGTGTCGAGTTGCGTATTTTAGGTGTAAATGGTCATAAGCATGAGTTCGAGATTGAAGGGCTTAATGTGCGCGGTACGATTGAAAAAAACAAGGAAACGGTCGTGACGTTCCGCGCTGAGGAAGGCATTTACCGCATCATCTGTCTGAATCATGCTGATGCACGGCATGGCGGACCGATGATCGGCTATATTGTGATTGACTGA
- a CDS encoding dehydrogenase: protein MRPPKEQHESSLPSARKIRRACSMELYRTVKRLNVWIPEELLKQGEELYFKKVIHNSVWIHENHKNRKKLADWWDEAVSEELAALWNVEQAKLSASFRQAFGG from the coding sequence TTGAGACCACCCAAAGAGCAGCACGAATCTTCCCTCCCCTCTGCCCGTAAAATTCGCCGTGCTTGCAGCATGGAACTGTATCGCACCGTGAAACGGCTGAATGTATGGATACCGGAGGAACTGTTGAAGCAAGGAGAAGAATTGTATTTTAAAAAGGTGATTCACAACTCAGTGTGGATTCATGAAAATCATAAAAATCGCAAAAAGCTTGCTGATTGGTGGGATGAAGCCGTGAGCGAAGAATTGGCAGCATTGTGGAATGTAGAGCAAGCAAAGCTGTCAGCAAGCTTTCGCCAAGCGTTCGGCGGGTAA
- a CDS encoding O-antigen ligase family protein translates to MDHSKLSRSVTNSKILHVPIYEKDELQTRSVAVAGVSMLIFILLRSLWSNGLFFDRDMLPVALILLLFAVGLLLYKVVFPLIRLNRSTYTAQMATVEQADHFIYPHSMVHMAQMPLMLYFPFYVAVCYGAALLLEPASMYGTELQLIRWSMYTAWVIVWWSFLTGNKGHTTWKLFYGGIGIVGLVSSLASLCMLYGIFAADTGVMRSDNEQISALGFRLAGWVQYPNALGAIAGSFALLHLFAAVQADNRYKWLLATIPLVPHLTVLGLTESRGAWLVMLVVWGIGTLTMKKQRIAYIGWSIWFMVISFAAVSGTAALWLQQSSLIALPFLLLWVGSIVASLYIGRKGVLVRGVIIGLLLVVGLALLPAHATDRLTEHYETAGARTLIYADAFQLWQVSPWFGSGGDAWRQQFASIQSEPYVGKEVHSSVLDLLLDIGLVGTLPALGLACWALVSAWRRHVGMAMAATTLTLHSVFDFDMAYGFIVLLWLSFLILAISYNRSEERVEWIADHSVRGKMIIGKALMLVVPLAVVALLGVCHLVAQLLTAATSDGINGSSAVGDASNTGVAVRNKAQLHAAALRLTPANTALRIAVASRLPAPEAATLLAEGLRYERSGKQLYRELALAFGASGRPQDAVAYWEAAIQSDRYDRALQTEAVEQLAAQALAAARRGEQRHALILAQGVEQLFAKYEAEVRHLEAMPHPANDKKFMLTADAERAMMSVQMILLLSD, encoded by the coding sequence ATGGACCATTCTAAATTGTCTCGATCAGTCACTAATTCGAAGATATTGCATGTGCCTATATACGAAAAAGATGAGCTGCAAACTCGCTCAGTTGCTGTGGCGGGAGTAAGTATGTTGATATTCATATTGCTGCGCTCGCTGTGGAGTAATGGCCTTTTTTTTGACAGAGATATGTTGCCCGTCGCTCTAATCTTGTTATTGTTTGCTGTAGGTTTGCTACTATATAAGGTCGTGTTCCCGCTAATACGCTTGAATCGAAGCACATACACGGCGCAAATGGCAACTGTTGAACAAGCGGATCATTTCATCTACCCCCATTCAATGGTGCACATGGCTCAAATGCCGCTCATGTTGTATTTCCCATTTTACGTTGCTGTATGCTACGGTGCAGCACTGCTACTAGAACCAGCTTCCATGTATGGGACAGAGCTGCAATTGATCCGATGGAGCATGTATACCGCTTGGGTTATTGTATGGTGGAGCTTCTTAACGGGTAACAAAGGTCATACGACTTGGAAGTTGTTCTATGGTGGGATTGGGATCGTGGGACTTGTCAGTAGCCTAGCATCCCTATGTATGCTTTATGGTATTTTTGCAGCAGATACAGGAGTCATGCGAAGTGATAATGAGCAAATTTCGGCACTAGGCTTTCGGCTAGCAGGTTGGGTGCAATATCCGAATGCTCTAGGGGCAATCGCGGGGTCATTCGCGCTGCTTCATTTATTTGCGGCTGTACAAGCGGACAATCGTTACAAGTGGTTATTGGCCACTATTCCGTTAGTACCACACTTAACGGTGCTGGGACTCACAGAGTCACGAGGCGCTTGGTTAGTCATGCTGGTCGTCTGGGGAATAGGTACGCTAACAATGAAAAAACAGCGTATCGCTTATATCGGATGGTCTATCTGGTTTATGGTGATCAGCTTTGCAGCGGTAAGTGGAACAGCGGCGTTATGGTTACAACAGAGCAGTTTAATTGCCCTTCCATTTTTGTTGCTGTGGGTAGGTTCTATTGTGGCGAGTTTATACATTGGTCGAAAAGGTGTTCTCGTGCGCGGTGTAATCATAGGGTTGCTGCTCGTTGTGGGGCTAGCTTTGTTACCAGCGCATGCGACAGACCGACTTACTGAGCATTATGAAACGGCAGGGGCGCGCACGCTTATTTATGCAGATGCCTTTCAATTGTGGCAGGTGTCACCTTGGTTTGGCTCGGGCGGTGATGCATGGCGGCAGCAATTCGCAAGTATACAAAGTGAGCCTTACGTGGGAAAAGAGGTTCATAGCAGCGTGCTTGATTTGCTGCTTGATATTGGCCTAGTAGGCACACTGCCAGCTCTGGGCTTAGCTTGTTGGGCGCTTGTGTCCGCATGGCGGCGCCACGTTGGTATGGCAATGGCAGCGACTACGCTTACGCTGCACAGTGTGTTCGATTTTGATATGGCCTATGGCTTTATCGTACTGCTGTGGCTGTCGTTTCTCATACTGGCCATATCGTACAACAGGAGCGAGGAACGTGTGGAGTGGATAGCCGATCATTCTGTGCGTGGCAAGATGATAATCGGCAAGGCGCTCATGCTCGTCGTGCCGCTCGCGGTCGTAGCGTTGCTTGGCGTATGCCATCTTGTGGCACAGCTCTTGACCGCAGCTACCAGCGATGGCATCAACGGCAGCTCTGCTGTTGGCGACGCCTCTAATACGGGCGTGGCCGTGCGCAACAAGGCGCAGCTCCATGCCGCTGCGCTGCGCCTCACACCGGCCAACACGGCGCTACGCATTGCCGTGGCGAGCCGCCTGCCCGCGCCCGAAGCCGCCACCCTCCTAGCGGAGGGGCTGCGGTACGAGCGCTCGGGCAAGCAGCTCTACCGCGAGCTTGCGCTTGCATTCGGCGCCAGCGGCCGCCCGCAGGACGCCGTCGCCTATTGGGAGGCGGCGATCCAAAGTGACCGTTACGACCGCGCCTTGCAGACGGAAGCGGTCGAGCAGCTCGCTGCGCAGGCACTGGCCGCAGCAAGAAGAGGCGAACAGCGTCATGCGCTCATACTAGCGCAAGGCGTTGAGCAATTGTTCGCCAAATACGAAGCTGAGGTGCGGCACCTAGAAGCGATGCCGCACCCCGCCAACGATAAGAAGTTTATGCTAACTGCTGATGCTGAGCGCGCCATGATGAGCGTGCAAATGATATTACTATTATCGGATTAG
- a CDS encoding Ig-like domain-containing protein, with protein MSVARQLCIVFKSWIIAAILLLSFAFAPANVEAAGTIFPDKTYTDYTLNIGSKQLFPVPLSVTGATYSQVINIDDSIATVTVQETPSPQYVVEPRRLGMTTVEYEWIHATGDRERHKFTITVTDPRVSNIPTIKVADRDEYVQLDAVEINALADMFNANWSNNVTQTQMYFEKGDRVFSRPRLDQTNPTKPYVSTAKVAEDDRAVFKVTTSVGTQRVTATYYKDYSVNTSPIHDSTKVERLNVSRDGNVNISLQSSGMFTDPDGDKLNFTVTASPSGIVQTELQGEILTVKSISTGTVQLEITARDGRGGDDVTGTMEIHAWMPSVAGIAGTYSEVNNVVEMQSARSGTYYLLRFSERLPDVAALERLAATGVARKATAGAAGDSVQLPIDKSQSFTNELAAGLYGVYHSDGSTVTLERVLELQSKEQLKAEILEEAKRRGKSKADITDARIWLLKQGNNDYIRAKFALLVSGE; from the coding sequence TTGAGTGTTGCAAGGCAGCTTTGTATCGTGTTTAAAAGTTGGATAATAGCAGCTATTTTACTGCTGTCTTTTGCGTTTGCACCAGCGAATGTAGAAGCGGCTGGAACCATATTTCCAGACAAAACATATACCGACTACACCCTAAACATCGGGAGCAAGCAGTTGTTCCCTGTCCCGCTGTCTGTTACCGGAGCTACATACAGTCAAGTTATTAATATTGACGATAGTATAGCTACCGTTACGGTGCAGGAGACACCGTCTCCCCAGTATGTGGTCGAACCGCGTAGACTAGGGATGACGACAGTTGAATATGAGTGGATTCATGCAACGGGAGATAGAGAGCGCCATAAGTTTACGATTACGGTGACGGATCCTCGTGTGAGTAATATCCCAACGATAAAGGTAGCGGACAGGGATGAGTACGTTCAACTGGACGCCGTTGAGATTAACGCATTAGCAGATATGTTTAATGCCAATTGGAGTAATAATGTTACACAGACACAGATGTATTTTGAAAAAGGCGATCGGGTATTTAGTAGGCCTAGGCTTGATCAAACCAATCCGACTAAACCTTATGTATCTACTGCTAAGGTTGCTGAGGACGATCGAGCCGTGTTCAAAGTAACAACGAGTGTCGGTACACAGCGAGTAACGGCCACTTATTATAAGGATTATTCCGTTAATACGAGTCCTATCCACGATTCCACGAAAGTGGAGCGTCTGAACGTAAGTAGGGACGGCAACGTAAACATTTCTTTGCAGAGCAGCGGAATGTTTACCGATCCAGACGGGGATAAATTGAACTTTACCGTAACCGCATCACCAAGTGGCATTGTTCAAACCGAGCTTCAAGGCGAAATACTTACTGTAAAAAGTATTTCAACAGGCACAGTCCAACTCGAGATAACAGCACGTGATGGACGCGGTGGCGATGATGTAACTGGTACGATGGAAATTCATGCATGGATGCCGAGCGTTGCTGGCATCGCAGGAACTTACAGCGAAGTGAACAACGTTGTCGAGATGCAAAGTGCACGCAGCGGAACGTATTATTTATTGCGTTTTAGCGAGCGTTTACCGGATGTGGCTGCCTTGGAACGTCTTGCAGCAACAGGAGTAGCACGCAAGGCAACAGCAGGTGCGGCAGGGGATTCCGTACAACTTCCGATCGATAAGAGTCAGTCGTTCACGAATGAGCTTGCCGCAGGCCTTTATGGGGTATATCACTCCGATGGATCGACGGTCACACTTGAGCGAGTGCTGGAATTGCAAAGCAAGGAACAGCTCAAGGCCGAAATCTTAGAAGAGGCTAAACGAAGAGGCAAATCCAAAGCGGACATCACAGATGCACGTATTTGGCTGCTGAAACAAGGGAATAACGATTACATACGAGCCAAGTTTGCATTGCTCGTTAGCGGAGAGTAG
- a CDS encoding PilZ domain-containing protein, whose protein sequence is MKELLTQDVKPQPLRALLHSRTVLEGERCVASGVLSYVEGDLMDVELPEFDRFQLGEQVKVTLYSPVGMHTFTTRVIARDKGSLLLIHPPHQQRKFIDKRDHPRVEIRKHGFILARESTSGSSTAVSSPIAIQINDISLGGLGFTTLKDVQLGGNEWVVAELQLGFSLPCRLQIKRQMMKEKETFYGAVLENAKEEGARALRAYILREQIEYHVNRKSKRGLTGAPVDTTGNGNA, encoded by the coding sequence ATGAAAGAACTACTCACACAAGACGTGAAGCCGCAGCCTCTCCGTGCATTATTGCACAGTCGAACGGTGTTAGAAGGAGAACGATGCGTAGCATCTGGAGTGTTGTCATACGTTGAGGGAGACTTGATGGATGTTGAATTGCCCGAGTTTGATCGATTCCAACTGGGAGAGCAAGTAAAGGTCACCTTGTATTCACCAGTCGGGATGCATACGTTTACGACAAGAGTGATTGCTCGTGATAAGGGCTCGCTTCTTCTTATTCACCCGCCGCATCAACAGCGTAAGTTCATAGATAAACGGGATCATCCGCGGGTCGAAATCCGCAAACATGGCTTTATTCTTGCCCGTGAGTCAACAAGCGGCTCATCAACGGCGGTATCTTCGCCCATTGCGATACAAATAAATGACATTAGCTTGGGCGGACTCGGATTTACCACTTTAAAAGATGTTCAGCTCGGAGGCAACGAATGGGTAGTTGCCGAATTGCAGCTCGGTTTTTCCTTGCCATGCCGTCTTCAAATTAAGCGGCAAATGATGAAAGAGAAAGAAACATTTTATGGTGCAGTCTTAGAAAATGCAAAAGAAGAAGGGGCTCGCGCCTTACGCGCTTATATCTTGCGTGAACAAATTGAATATCACGTAAATCGCAAATCAAAGCGGGGGTTGACTGGTGCGCCCGTGGATACTACTGGCAACGGAAACGCCTAA
- a CDS encoding histidine kinase N-terminal 7TM domain-containing diguanylate cyclase — translation MLLGPYWIDSFLFIILFSIFIYVFAVNQITTLHKTYLAFHFLMMLWPLSQIVFHHAADEIALRDLSLLIGLMSLLALGPGWLLFTRLLTQQSYSLPHSTIYKAIAPVVVITFLMSIYPELWLTILGSQGQYYRYGPFFVLYVMVCAVYFVLAAVLMLRTIRTSPSATQRKQLSLLMLGMLIFIVFTLADLVNNVITYFPGQGRELFGLTSLGILLSDICFVFVIQRYRVLEIVSIARREVVDTMKEGIIVVDDDDIVLDVNRGMDSFLSVHRGEQLNMKIVVRQIPDPVEADRVWTAYYYNRYEAIETEICIETSQSRYVSLHIFPILDDKKTWVGRLLTFHDVTELRHLLDEMNHKNRILFERNQELVHIQQELRTANRKLEHMAVTDVLTACYNRRYLMQRLETDVVIHTHSRTPFSLILFDIDHFKRINDTYGHLIGDRVLRLIAEVVRSVLRGTDLLARYGGEEFIVYLPYAHGGQAQLVARRIVEAIEHQSIVTDDGDPIIVTVSMGWISYEGEETEMHDPQAWVLRLIEQADRALYQAKQRGRNCIVAANSHYDEVAPTQSDT, via the coding sequence ATGCTATTGGGACCATATTGGATCGACTCCTTCCTTTTTATCATTCTTTTCTCCATTTTTATTTACGTGTTTGCTGTAAATCAAATTACGACACTTCATAAGACTTATTTGGCGTTCCATTTTTTAATGATGTTGTGGCCACTTAGTCAGATCGTATTCCACCATGCAGCAGATGAGATCGCACTCCGAGACCTCTCACTCCTCATTGGCTTAATGTCTTTACTAGCTCTTGGGCCTGGCTGGCTGCTCTTCACACGCTTGTTAACGCAGCAGTCGTATTCGTTACCGCATTCAACGATATACAAGGCCATCGCACCCGTCGTTGTTATAACTTTTCTGATGTCCATCTATCCAGAGCTCTGGTTAACTATACTTGGCTCACAAGGGCAGTATTACCGCTATGGCCCTTTTTTTGTGCTATATGTGATGGTGTGTGCCGTTTATTTCGTGTTGGCAGCCGTGCTGATGCTGCGCACCATACGTACCTCCCCATCTGCAACTCAACGCAAGCAATTGTCCCTTTTAATGCTGGGCATGCTTATTTTCATCGTATTTACACTTGCTGATCTAGTTAACAATGTCATCACATATTTTCCGGGACAAGGGCGTGAATTGTTCGGCTTAACTTCGCTTGGCATCTTACTGTCCGATATCTGCTTCGTGTTCGTTATTCAACGTTACCGGGTGTTGGAGATTGTTTCTATTGCTCGGCGTGAAGTTGTCGATACGATGAAGGAAGGAATCATTGTAGTTGACGACGATGATATTGTGCTTGATGTGAACCGAGGCATGGACTCTTTTTTGTCCGTTCATCGAGGAGAACAGTTGAACATGAAGATTGTCGTTCGTCAAATTCCAGACCCCGTTGAGGCTGATCGTGTCTGGACAGCTTACTATTACAATCGCTATGAGGCGATCGAGACCGAAATTTGTATCGAAACATCGCAATCCAGATATGTATCTCTTCACATTTTCCCTATTTTAGACGATAAAAAAACATGGGTAGGTCGTTTGCTCACCTTTCATGATGTGACTGAGCTTCGGCATCTACTAGACGAAATGAATCATAAAAATAGGATACTATTTGAACGGAATCAAGAACTTGTACACATTCAGCAGGAATTACGTACAGCAAATCGCAAGCTAGAACATATGGCTGTAACGGATGTTCTGACAGCATGTTATAACCGTCGTTACTTAATGCAGCGTTTAGAGACCGATGTCGTTATCCATACGCATTCACGGACGCCATTTAGTTTAATTTTGTTTGATATCGACCATTTTAAGCGCATCAATGATACGTACGGGCATCTGATCGGGGATCGTGTGCTTCGTTTAATAGCTGAGGTGGTTCGTTCCGTCCTTCGCGGCACCGATTTATTAGCGCGTTACGGTGGGGAAGAATTTATTGTGTACTTGCCATATGCTCATGGTGGCCAAGCACAGCTTGTAGCCAGACGCATCGTGGAAGCGATTGAACACCAATCGATTGTAACCGATGATGGCGATCCAATTATCGTAACCGTAAGCATGGGCTGGATCAGCTATGAAGGTGAAGAGACGGAGATGCATGACCCGCAAGCTTGGGTTCTCCGTTTGATTGAACAAGCAGACCGGGCGTTGTATCAAGCCAAACAGCGCGGACGCAATTGTATCGTAGCTGCGAACAGTCATTATGATGAGGTGGCACCGACACAGAGCGATACGTGA